CTGCCCGACCTGCAGGCCGGCCTCGGCGCCATCATCCGGCTGCGGCAGCTGCTCGCCGTCCCGCCGGAGCCCTCTGGCGGGAGTCGCCTGCCCGAGGGACCGCTCGCGCTGGAGCTGCGCGACCTGCAGTTCGCCTACGCCGAGGGCACGTTCGCGTTGCAGGGCATCGACCTGCAGGTCCCGGCCGGCCAGACCGTCGCCCTCGTCGGCCGCACGGGCTCCGGCAAGTCGACGCTGGCCGCGCTCGTCTCGCGTGCGATGGAGCCGCCTCGAGGGTCGGTGTTCCTCGGCGGGACCGACGTGCGGGACCTGGACCTCCAGCTCCTCCGACGCTCGGTCGGGGTGGTCACGCAGCGCACGGAGATCCTCGCCGGCACCCTCGCGGAGAACATCGCGCTCTTCGCGTCGGTGCCTCGCCGCACGGTCGAGGCGGCCGTGGTCGAGCTGGGGCTGGACGACTGGGTCGCCGGCCTGCCCGAGGGCCTCGACACTCTGCTCGGTCCCGGCGGCACGTCGCTCTCCGCCGGCGAGGAGCAGCTCGTCGCCTTCGCGCGCCTGCTCGTCCGTGACGTCAGGGTGGTCGTCCTCGACGAGGCCACCGCACGCATGGACCCGCTCACCGAACGCCGGGTCGTGGCAGCGGCCGACCGGCTGCTCGCGGCCCGGACCGGCATCCTCGTCGCCCACCGCCTGTCCACCATCGAGCGCGCTCCCCTGGTCGCCGTGCTCGAGCGTGGACGCATCGTCCAGCAGGGCTCCCGCACCGAGCTCGCTGCGGCGCCCGGCCCGTTCCGCGACCTGCTGCTGGCCAGTCGCACCGAGCACGGTCACGAGCTGCCGGCGGGGCCTGGCCTCGACGCCCAGGGCGTGGCCGCCGCCGAGCTGTCCGAGTCCGCCGACACCGGGGTCGGAGGCCGGCGTCGTACGGGTCCGGCGCCCGAGCTCGAGGACGTCGGCACCGGCCCCTCCCTGGCCCGCGGCATCGCGCACGTGCTCGCCGTACGCCCGACGTGGGGTCTCCTGGGAGCGTTCCTGTTCCTCGCGTTCTCCCTCGTCAGCGCCCAGGGGGCCGTCACCGGCCTGCTGTGGGGCCAGGTCGTCGAGGAGCTGCAACAGGGCGGCAACCCCAGGTGGCTGACCGCTGGGGTCGTGGTCAGCCTGCTGGCTGCGCCGCTCATGCTGGCGGACGCCTTCTGGCGCTACCCGCGGTGGTGGATCGAGGTGATGCTCCGAGCCCGGATGGCGGTGCTCTACGGCCAGACCAGCCAGCGCCGCATGGCGCGGACCCCGCCGGGTGAGGTCGTCGCGCGCTCGATGGACGCCGACCGCTACGCGAGGTACGCCGACCGCTGGGTCGACGTGGTCAACGGCCTGGTCATCGCCGGCCTGACCGCGCTCCTGGCCGGCACCTGGGTGGCCGGCGCCGTGCTGCTCGCGGTGCTGGCTGCCTCCGCCCTGGCCTCGACGCTGGGCCGCCCGGTCGCCGGTCGGTCGGCAGCCGCGTCGTCGACCGCACGGGCCGGGTTCGGACGCGCACTCGTCTCGGCGCTGGACTCCGCGCGGACGATCAAGCTGGCGGCCGCCGTGCCCGACGTCCATGCCCACCTGCACCGCGTGGACTCCGGCCGCGTCGCCGCGGCGGTGAAGGAGCACCGGGTCCAGGCCTTCCTCGACGGCGTGCCGACGGTCATGGTGCAGGGCGGGGTCGTGACCGCCTGGGCGATCTACTTCTCCGACGGCTGGAGCCTCGCGGTCGCCCTGCTCGTGGCCAACGCGGTCGGTGGCTTCGACTGGTTCGGCCGGGTCGCCGGGATGGTCGTGACCGA
This genomic window from Nocardioides marmoribigeumensis contains:
- a CDS encoding ABC transporter ATP-binding protein produces the protein MSATTTETATPDQLSPAAPTIDSSRRIDASRMRSRTAVAALVASAVAALGMTMGTVVAGKLAEDPTRRLVWLLAICVVGAAVVDTIGKVAWVGCSDRAEGQLRKDLLSAALSQPLPALSEQAVGEILDRVDDDSHEVGNLLRWQIWQLARTLFATVPMWIVAGVTWWPSFVLFPLLAGLTWLAIRSLLGEIARRKVVEEMAWTDHAAVLEEGIAGRDDLRTSLGQPHVVRRVARLSADVHAKFKAVVDIESRLIRRAGLLLHGLLAGIAVAGVALASNGSLSVAELVTLFLVTSTFVGQIAMVANHLPDLQAGLGAIIRLRQLLAVPPEPSGGSRLPEGPLALELRDLQFAYAEGTFALQGIDLQVPAGQTVALVGRTGSGKSTLAALVSRAMEPPRGSVFLGGTDVRDLDLQLLRRSVGVVTQRTEILAGTLAENIALFASVPRRTVEAAVVELGLDDWVAGLPEGLDTLLGPGGTSLSAGEEQLVAFARLLVRDVRVVVLDEATARMDPLTERRVVAAADRLLAARTGILVAHRLSTIERAPLVAVLERGRIVQQGSRTELAAAPGPFRDLLLASRTEHGHELPAGPGLDAQGVAAAELSESADTGVGGRRRTGPAPELEDVGTGPSLARGIAHVLAVRPTWGLLGAFLFLAFSLVSAQGAVTGLLWGQVVEELQQGGNPRWLTAGVVVSLLAAPLMLADAFWRYPRWWIEVMLRARMAVLYGQTSQRRMARTPPGEVVARSMDADRYARYADRWVDVVNGLVIAGLTALLAGTWVAGAVLLAVLAASALASTLGRPVAGRSAAASSTARAGFGRALVSALDSARTIKLAAAVPDVHAHLHRVDSGRVAAAVKEHRVQAFLDGVPTVMVQGGVVTAWAIYFSDGWSLAVALLVANAVGGFDWFGRVAGMVVTEAPGTRAWQKETSRFASGADLMDLPPQVDLVSGDAPSPADVRRVPLERLELRGFSAVHDDGTIGVSGVDLTVEAGELVLLVGQVGSGKSSLLSALAGLIEHSGSLRWNGQEVTDPQAFLRPAQVAHVAQMPRVLSGSFRDNVLLGHRRDFDGPVSAARLSRDIDEAGGKDALVGHRGVRLSGGQVQRLALARALAADAELLLADDVSSALDAATEIELWAALRQRRATVIGATAKAAALAQADRVVVLVGGEVAAVGPWRELARAWSHLAG